In a genomic window of Cynocephalus volans isolate mCynVol1 chromosome 1, mCynVol1.pri, whole genome shotgun sequence:
- the CATIP gene encoding ciliogenesis-associated TTC17-interacting protein, producing the protein MSSKIHFKGSAISASLLSIGLKAKDHRPSDQGPEHVPLPEANAEAISFLNSLRLEDMQILFSETLAIVSDTGEPQGELSIEVQKGKYKGQSGIRSCCLLVHAFSRGFLDKTACGNSLLGYLSGKLEPMEQHSHEFIKFLILPMERKITLLKQGDQLAVTRSVKEGEDMKTQMTFFPWRSIEGFISEAANLVLLRVMAWQRKVPSNARFLALDTEGKLCYSTYQALGFQTIQVGYQQAEVFIVEQTIHSDEGIPMSCQFYLLSDGHLAKRVQVGSPGCCIITKMPNLREEDEIEPRPVFEKKPLVWEEDTELYSRFLDRKEELRLRHTGYLRQHPEARALVSDFLLFLLLRQPDDVVTFAAEYFGPFEARRPPTPALRSSERPSPFRPLGPELGAGSGAH; encoded by the exons ATGAGCTCCAAAATTCACTTCAAAG GGTCAGCCATCTCAGCCTCTCTTCTCTCTATAGGCCTCAAAGCCAAGGACCACAGGCCCTCAGACCAGGGACCAGAGCATGTGCCACTCCCAGAGGCCAATGCTGAAGCCATCAGCTTCCTCAACTCCCTCC GGCTGGAGGATATGCAGATACTCTTCTCTGAGACTCTGGCCATAGTCTCAGACACAGGGGAGCCTCAGGGAGAGCTGAGCATTGAagtgcagaaagggaaatacaaAGGCCAGTCTGGCATCAGGTCATGCTGCCTCCTCGTGCACGCCTTCAGCCGAGGCTTCTTGGACAAAACAGCCTGCGGAAACTCCCTCCTGG GCTACCTCtcggggaaattggagcccatgGAACAACATAGTCATGAGTTCATCAAG TTCCTCATCCTTCCCATGGAGCGGAAGATAACTCTGCTGAAGCAGGGTGATCAGCTGGCCGTGACCAGAAGTGTCAAGGAGGGTGAG GATATGAAGACTCAAATGACATTCTTCCCCTGGCGGTCAATTGAGGGCTTCATCTCCGAGGCTGCCAACCTGGTGCTGCTGAGGGTGATGGCCTGGCAGCGGAAGGTGCCCAGCAATGCCCGTTTCCTGGCCTTGGACACCGAGGGCAAACTCTGCTATTCCACCTAT CAAGCCTTGGGCTTCCAGACGATCCAGGTGGGCTACCAGCAGGCCGAAGTGTTCATCGTGGAGCAGACCATACACTCGGATGAGGGCATCCCCATGTCCTGCCAGTTCTACCTGCTCTCCGATGG GCATCTGGCTAAGAGAGTTCAGGTGGGCTCCCCAGGGTGCTGCATCATCACCAAGATGCCCAACTTGAGGGAGGAAG atGAGATTGAACCTCGCCCAGTGTTTGAGAAGAAGcccctggtgtgggaggaggacACGGAGCTGTACTCGAGGTTCCTGGACCGGAAG GAGGAGCTCCGACTGCGCCACACCGGCTACCTGCGACAGCACCCCGAGGCGCGAGCTCTCGTCTCCGACTTCCTGCTCTTCCTGCTGCTGCGCCAGCCCGACGACGTGGTCACCTTCGCCGCCGAGTACTTCGGCCCCTTCGAGGCGCGCCGCCCGCCGACTCCGGCCCTGCGCTCCTCCGAGCGGCCCAGCCCTTTCCGCCCGCTGGGGCCGGAGCTCGGCGCGGGCTCGGGGGCGCACTAG